The genomic DNA GAAGGTCGAGCGCATCCAGCTGCCGGGGCGCACGCCACTGCTGTTCATCGAGATTCCGGGCAAGGGCGACGACGTGGTGCTGATGTACGGGCACATGGACAAGCAGCCGGAAATGGTCGGCTGGAATGTCGATCTCGGCGCCTGGAAGCCGCTGCGCGCCGGCGACAAGTTGTATGGTCGTGGTGGCGCCGACGACGGTTACGCGACCTTCGCATCGCTGACCGCGGTGATGGCCCTGAACGAACGCGGCATCGATCATTCGCGCATCGTCATCGTCATCGAGGGCTGCGAAGAGTCGGGTTCCTACGACTTGCCGTTCTACATCAATCATCTTGCCGATCGCATCGGCCGGCCCTCGCTCGTGGTCTGTCTCGATTCCGGCGCCGGCAACTATGATCAGTTGTGGTTGACCACGAGCCTGCGCGGCCTCGCTGGCGGCACACTCAATGTGCGCGTGCTCGAAGAGGGAGTGCACTCGGGCGATGCCAGCGGCATCGTGCCGAGCTCGTTCCGGATCCTGCGCAACCTGCTCGACCGCATCGAGGACTCGAAGACCGGGCGAATCACCGCCGACGTGCTGAACGTCGACATCCCGAGCGACCGCATCAGCGCCGCGAAGGAAGCGGCGGGCGTGCTCGGCACCCAGGTCTACGACAAGTTCCCGTGGCCGCAGGGCGTGATGCCGATGAACTCGGACCTCGCCGAACTCGTGCTCAACCGCACCTGGCGCCCGACCTTGTCGGTGACCGGCGTCGAGGGCATGCCCAAGCTCGAAGATGCCGGCAATGTGCTGCGTCCGTACACGGCCGTGAAGTTGTCGGTGCGTATTCCGCCGACACTGGACCCGATCGTCGCTTCAAACAAGTTGAAGGAAATCCTGGAGAAGGATCCGCCCTACGGCGCCAAGATCGAGTTCGACATCGAGAAGTCCTCGCAAGGTTGGGCGGCGCCGTCGCTGGTGCCGTGGCTGGCGGACACCGTCGATACCGCATCGAAGACCTGGTTCGGCACCAAGTCGGCGCAGATGGGCGAGGGCGGCACCATCCCGTTCATGGGCATGCTGCAAGACCGTTTCCCGGAGGCGCAGTTCGTCGTCACCGGGCTGCTCGGTCCGAAGTCGAACGCGCATGGTCCGAACGAGTTCCTGCACATCCCGACCGGCAAGAAACTGACCGCAGCGATGTCCAAGGTGATCGCCGACCACTACGTCAACCGCGGCTCGCCGACGGTGGCCTGATGCGCACGCTCGCGCTGGTCGCATTGCTGGGTGTGGCGTCGCTGGCGCAGGCCGAGCGACGCATCTCGATCGATGTCGATCTGCGTATCGATGCGAGGGCGATCGCGGCGGTCGACGTCGCCGATGCCTTCGCCGATGCACTCGCGAGCGGTGATCTCGATGCCGCGAAATCGATGCTGGCCGAGGACGTGATCGTGCTCGAATCCGGCGGTGTCGAAGCCTCGCGCGACGAATACTTCGCGCACCACGCCGCGGCCGATGCCAAGTACCTCGCCGACGCGACGCAGACGATCACGCGCCGTGTGGCCAAAGCCGAAGACGGCGCCGTCTGGATCGCGACCGAATCGACCCTCGCCAAGCCGAATCAGTCGCCGAGCAAGAACACCGAAACCCTGGTGCTCGCGAAGCGCAAGGGCGGCTGGAAGATCGTGCACATCCACTGGTCGAGCCGGGACTGACTCGTGCGGAAGAACTGCAAAAATGGCAGTGGTACGCTGATGTTCGACGGCTTTGCGCCGTGGACTATCGAGCATTAAGGCTGGTTCGACTCGGGAGACGCGATGTTTCCTTTCCATAGATCTGCACTCTTCGTTGTCTTCGCCACTGCGTCATCCCTGGCTTTCGGCCAAGCGATCCTCGTCGATGGCTTCGAAGAACCGCGACTGTGGGCAACCTCGTACGAGAACAAGCACAACGCCGGCATCGACAACCCGCGCTTGCCTTACCTGAGCGACGTCGCCTCGACCGCCCTCGAACCGCAGGAGACCTACTTCTGGGCTCGGGCGGTGGCCTTCGCCGACTTCTTCCAGGATGGCACCGTGGGCGCGATCGCGTTCAGCGCGTTCTGGCGGAACACGTTTCCGCAGTTCAACCCAAACCACATGCCGGACTCGCCGTCCAAGCTGTACTTTCTGCACCGGTTGGCGGATGGCAGATGGGAAGAGCGCACGATGTCGTTGCTTGCAGACGGGCAGTCGCGCTTCACCTGCATCCAGCCGAACTATCTGCAGGTGGCCGACTTCAACCATGACCGACGCCCCGATGTCTTCCTGACCTGCACCGGAGTGGACTTCGTGACGGACTCGCAAACCGACGGACTCTCCGACCAGTTCGTCGTGCTGAGCCAATCGAACGGCCGCTACCTCATCAACCGCCTGGACATGCCGATGATCTACTCCCATGGCGCCACGGTCGCCGACATCGACGGCGACGGTCACCAGGACATCCTGACGGTCGCGCCCGCAGCAGGGAGCCAGGGGTTCGGTCGCCCGCTCGTGTTGTGGGGACGCGGGGATGGCACCTTCCAGTTGGACGCGACCCGGTTTCCAGCGGAGATGCAGAACAAGCCGATCTACGGCATCACGGCGATTCCGATCGACGGACAAATCAAGGTCGTCGTCAGCGGCAATGCACCGGGCGCGGTCTCACCGCCCGATCCGGTCTGGCAATACGGTACGAAAGTGTTCCGCTATGTCGATGGCCTGTTCCAGCTTGAGCTGGACCTGACCCCGACACTGCCCGATGTGACCGGCACAAACGTAACCTTCGGACTCGCATTGGATGTCGTCTACGACGCCGGCTACTACTACCTGTGGCACGTCGATCATCTCTACCAGAACCAGGCCTTGGTAAAGACGCACGCCACCAACGGCCAGACCTCGGTGCTATGGCAACGACCGGTCGACTTGAACAACTGGGAGAGCGGCTCGATGAAACTGATGTCGTCCGGGGCCCTGCTCAGCCAGATGGCAGGCTGCGGAACCGGTACGGAGGTTCCGGGCTCATACAACTACTACGCTTGCAGCTGGAGCTTTCCGATCCGATAAGTCGAGCGACCTCACCCCGGTCTCGAGTACCACCGTGAATTGAAGTTGTGTGGCTCGCTGACAGGCAATTCGAAAGTCCGCTTCCAGACTGCGGACACGATTGATGCCAATGCGCGGTCATCAAACTGCGGAGCGGCGGCTGATGTAGGCCGGCGACTGCATCCGCAAACAAAAACGGCGCGATTGCTCGCGCCGTTGTCGTTCAATCTATGGGGGTCGGGATTACCAGACCACTTCCGCCATCGAGCAGTTCAGGCCGGAGCCGATGCCCATCAGGCCGATGCGCTTGCCTTTCTGCAGGCGGCCCATTTCCTTGAGGCGGCTGAGCGCGATCGGCACCGAGGCCGGGCCGACGTTGCCGTACTCCGGGAACACCGTCAGCACCTTCTTCGGGTCAATGCCGAGCAGTTCGCAGATGGCGCTGGTGTGCACCTTGCTGATCTGGTGGATGACGAATTCGTCGAGTTCTTCGCTGGCCCAGCCGAGCGCCGCGCGTGCGGCCTGGAAGGTCTTGGCCGCGAGCTTCAGGCCCTCGACGAGCAAGGTACGGGTATCGGTGACCATGCGGTCGACATTGCCGCGGCACAGGTGCGAGAAGTTGGTCGCGGCGCGGGTGACGCAGCCGAGATAGCGATGGCCATCCGGAGCGAGCTCGGCGCGCGCCAGCACCATCGCGGCGCCGCCGGAGCCCAGCGTCAGCGACGCGAATTCGTTGCGGAACTGTTCGGCGGTGACGTCCGGACCAAGCAGGCGCTGGATCGTGTGCTCGGTGATCGCATTCGAGTTTTCGCCGTCGACCACCAGCGCGTATTCGATGTCGCCACGCTCGATCATGCGGGCGGCAATGTCCATGCCGTTCAGGAAGGCGAGGCAGGCATTGCCGACATCGAAGTTCTGGCAGGTATCGGCCAGACCGAGGTTGCCGTGAATGATGCTGGCCGTGCTCGGTTCGAGGTAGTCCCGGCACACGGATGTGTTGACCAGGATGCCGATCTTCTCGTGCGGCACGCCCGATTCCGCGATGGCCTTCTGTGCGGCCATGGTCGCAGCATCGGAAGGCATCGTATCGATGCTGAACATGCGTCGCTCGCGGATGCCGGCAATATCTTCCAGCAGGTTTTCGCGGATGCCGAGGCGATCCAGCGTCGGCTGCAAGCGCGCCATGATGTCGACCGAGGACAGGCGAATCGGCGCCTCGACATGGGTGACGCTGGCGATGGCGACGTGCTTGTAGAGCATGGAAGTTCCACGATGCGAAAGCGGACGCGCAGGCTAGCGGCTTTGCGGAGAGCGGGCAAACCGGGGCACCTTGTTTCACGTCCCCGGTTTTGACGAGTCCGGGCGCTTGCGCCAAGCTCCGGCGGCCTCAATCGTCGGGAGCAGTGATGGGTATCCGCAGTCTGAGTGGTCTCGACGCCGGATTCCTCTACATCGAAACACCGGAAGCGCCGATGCATGTCGGGGCTCTGGCGCTGTTTGCGTATCCCGAATCGATCGACGGATCGCTGATCGAGCATGTGCGCGCGCATCTGGCCGGTCGACTGCATTTGTCCGGCGTGCTCAACCAGCGACTCGCGCTGATGCCATTCGACCTCGGCCACCCGATCTGGGTGAATGCCGACGAGATCGACCTCGGACAACATGTCCGCCATGCCCGCTTGCCCAAACCGGGATCGTTGGCCGCACTGGAAAAGCTGGTCGCCAAGCTGCATGCCGAGCCGCTCGACCGCTCGCGGCCGCTCTGGCAGTTCTGGATCATCGAAGGCTTGCGCGACGGGGGTTTCGCCTTGTTCACCAAGGTCCACCACGCCGCCCTCGATGGCGCTGCCGGTGTTGCGCTGGCGCATGCACTGCTTGATCTCGGGCCGGTGCCACGCACCGTGTCGCCACCGTCCCACAAGGAACCCAAACCGCCGCCGGGCGTGCGCCGCAAGCTCGGCATGCTGTTCACGAACACCTTGGCGCAATACACCAAGCTCGCGAAATCGCTGCCGGACATCGCCCAGATGGCCAGCAGCGGCGCCGGCAAGTTGCGCGATGCGCTGAAGACGCCGACCGCGCTGGTCGACCGCTGGCTGGCGCCGCGCACACGCTTCAATGTCGCCATCGATGCCTCGCGCGCCGTGGGCACCTGGTCATTGCCGCTGCCCGAATTCAAATCGGTGGCGGCGATGCTGGATGCGTCGCTGAACGACCTGCTGCTGGCCTTGTGTTCGGGTGCCCTTCGGCGCTACCTGAAGGCGCAGCGCGAGTTGCCGAAGGCGTCACTGATCGCAGCGATTCCGGTGTCGCTGCGGGAAAAGGGCGACACCAGCGCGAACAATCAGGTGACGATGTTGCCCTGTCACCTCGGCACCCAGCACGCCAAGCCCGAGGATCGACTCGCCGCGGTCCAGGTCGGCATGGCCGAACTCAAGCAGGCGACCAGCAGCTACAAGTCGCTGATCCCGACCGACTACCCCTCGCTCGGTGCGCCATGGATCGTGTCCGGGTTGGCGCAGTTGTATGCGAAGTCGAAATTGGCCGAACGCGTGCCCTTGCCGGTGAACCTGATCATTTCGAACGTGCCGGGTTCGCCGGTGACCTTGTTCCTAGCTGGAGCGCGCATGCTCGCCTACCACCCGATTTCGGCGATTACGCACGGTCTGGCCCTGAACATCACGGTACAAAGTTACGAAAAGGCGCTGGACTTCGGTCTGGTGGCCTGCGCGCGCGCGGTGCCCGATCTCGATGCGCTGATCGACGCACTCGCTGCTGAATATGATGAATTGAAGGCCCTTGCCGCGGCCCGCCTGGCCCCCAAGCCAGTGCGCAAGCGCAAGCCGGCCGCACGCCCACGGAGCAAGGCATGAGCAAGACGACGATCACCCCCGATTCCGCCGCCCGCCCAGGCCTGATCAAGCTGGCACTGGAAGCACGCGCGCCCTACGAATTTGCGGCTGGCGTCGCCAACCTGTTCTACACGCAGCACCTGCCGCGCGGTGAACGTCATCCGGTGCTGGTGTTTCCGGGGCTGGTCGCCTCGGATCGCAGCACCCTGGTGCTGCGCAGCCTGCTCTGGCGACTTGGCTATGATCCCTATGGTTGGGAGCAAGGGTTCAACTTCGGGCCGCGTCATGGCGTCGTGGCCGGTTGCCGGGCGCGCGTCGAGGAACTGTTCGTCGAGCACGAGAAGAAGTTGACCCTGATCGGTTGGAGCCTCGGCGGCATCTATGCCCGCGAGATCGCCAAGCTGGTACCGGAATGCGTGCGCCAGGTGATCACCCTGGGGTCGCCGTTCAAGGGCGACCCGCGCGCGAACAACGCCTACAGCATTTTCCGGATGGTCTCCGGGCATCGCGTCGATGCCAACATGGTGGCGCGCATCGGCGAGAAGCCCCCGGTGCCGAGCACGTCGATCTACAGCAAGAGTGACGGCGTGGTGCCGTGGCAGGCCTCGCATCAGGAGTCGCAGGAAGAAGCCGAGAACATCGTCGTCAAGGCCAGCCACCTCGGCCTCGGCTTCAATCCGGCGGCGCTGTATGCGATCGCCGATCGCCTCGCACAGCGCGAGGGTGAATGGCGGCCGTTCGAGCGTCGCGGTCTCAAGCGCCTGATCTTTCCGGACGCGTTCGCGCTTTGAGCATGCGCGCCGCTGCGCTGCTGCTGATGCTCGTCACTGCGCCGGTCTGGGCGGCGAGCGACATCAGCGCCGTGCTTCCGAGCGGTGCGCATGTGCGCGTGGCAGTGCCGGACGGGTGGCACGCAGGCGACACGCTGCTGCTCTACCAGCACGGCTTCGACATGGATGCGGACGACAACCCCGACCTCGGTCCCTTGCGCGATCTGCAACTGGCGCAGGGTTATGCGATCGCGGCCAGCGGCTATGCGCAATCGGGATGGGCGTTGTTCACGGCGGCGCAGGACAATCGCGATCTGGTCGAGTACGTCACCACGCATTACGGCGCGCCGGGCGCGTTGATCACGATGGGCGGTTCGATGGGCGGGCTGATCGCGCTCAAGCTGGCGGAGTCGCCGGGCTTCGAGTCGACCAAGGGCGTCTATGCGTTGTGCCCGCCGGCTGCGGGTGCGCGCAGCTGGGATGCGGCTTTCGACCTGCGCTTGGCCTATGACGCCGTCTGCGAAGGCGTCGGTGGCGGAGAACTGCTGGATGGCGATGCGCCGCTGGCCTGGGCGACGAACCTCGTCGATATTCCCGACAGCATGGGTGACCTGAGCGGCTCGCGTTCGGTGCAGCAGACCTACGCCCGCATCCATCAATGCACCGGCATCGCGCTGCCGAACTGGCTGCGCACATCGCCGCAGCGAGATCGACTGGCGCGACTGATGCGTTTCGGCGCCTTCACCAGCGAAGATTTCCTGCTCTACAACCTCGCGTATTCGGTGTTCGCGCTCGGGGATCTGGTGCGCGCACCGGACAAGCTTGCGGCGCGCAATCCGTTCAGCAGTCGCGGCGTCGACTACGGCGACGAATTGATCAACCTGCGCGTACCGCGCGTCGATGCCGATCCACTCGCCGCTTTCGATTTCGCGCGCGCGTCGTCCCTGAATGGCCGGGTCGGCGCCGCCACGCGCATCGTCTCGCTGCATACCGATGGCGACGAGCTGGTGCGGCTCGCGCATCAGCAGTCCTTGCGCAGCAGGTACGGCGGCAAGCTCGTGTCGGTGCCGATCGACGAATCTTCCGGCACGCATTGCGGCTTCAGCGCGGCCGAACTGGTCGCGGGCTGGGAACGGTTGCGCGGCTGGATCGCGCAGCCGCAGTCGGCGCCGGATACGGCGGCGCTGGCCCCGGCCTGCAGCGCTGCAATCGCACAGGGGTGGCCCGGGCCCTGCCGGTTCGCGCCGGCCCTGGCCGTCGGGGCACTCGCGACCACGATGCGTGATCGCGATGCGACCGCTGCCGCATACGCGGGTGCAGCGGAAGCGCGCATCAGCGGCAGCTGGTTCGACCCCGAGCGATCCGGCGAAGGCGTGCTGATCGAACGCTTCAACGCACGTCAGGCCAGCGTGCTGTGGTTCACCTATGCGCCCGAAGGCGAGCCGGCGGGACTGGTCTGGCTCGGTGGCGTCGGCGAGATCGATGCGAACGGCATCCATGTTCCCGTGCTGCGGCGCATGAGCGGCGCCCGCTTCGGTGATGCGTTTCGGTCGGTCGACGTGGTCGCCGCGCCCTGGGGCAGCGTCGATCTCGCCTTCGATGGCGCCGACGTCACGAACCACGCCGCACGCCTGCATCTGCGGTATCGCGGGCCGGCGGTTTTCGGCAGTGGCCAGCGACGCATGCAGCGTGCCCTGTCGGTCGGGCCGGACGGCAGTTCGCATCGGGTCGACGATCCGCGCGACTGGCAGTACAGCGGCACCTGGTTCGATCCGTCGCGCAGTGGCGAAGGCTGGCTGATCCAGCAGTCCGGTGCACCGCTCGAACGCCTGACCAGCGTCGTCTGGTTCACCTACGACCTCGATGGCAATGCGCTGTGGCTGACCGGGCATGCGCTCGAGCTAGCGGGGCACATCGAGATCCCCTTGCATCGCACTGCGGGCACGCGCTTCGGTGACGCCTTCGATGCCGCCGCCGTCACCACCACGCCGTTCGGGCGCGTGATCCTCGACGTCGCCGATTGCGATCATGCAAGGCTGCAGTTCACGGCGATCGATCCGCGCTACGGCGCGTTCACGCGCGACCTCGTGCGGTTGACGCGGCCCGATGCCGTCGGCACGGCATG from Lysobacterales bacterium includes the following:
- a CDS encoding 3-oxoacyl-ACP synthase III; this encodes MLYKHVAIASVTHVEAPIRLSSVDIMARLQPTLDRLGIRENLLEDIAGIRERRMFSIDTMPSDAATMAAQKAIAESGVPHEKIGILVNTSVCRDYLEPSTASIIHGNLGLADTCQNFDVGNACLAFLNGMDIAARMIERGDIEYALVVDGENSNAITEHTIQRLLGPDVTAEQFRNEFASLTLGSGGAAMVLARAELAPDGHRYLGCVTRAATNFSHLCRGNVDRMVTDTRTLLVEGLKLAAKTFQAARAALGWASEELDEFVIHQISKVHTSAICELLGIDPKKVLTVFPEYGNVGPASVPIALSRLKEMGRLQKGKRIGLMGIGSGLNCSMAEVVW
- a CDS encoding wax ester/triacylglycerol synthase family O-acyltransferase yields the protein MGIRSLSGLDAGFLYIETPEAPMHVGALALFAYPESIDGSLIEHVRAHLAGRLHLSGVLNQRLALMPFDLGHPIWVNADEIDLGQHVRHARLPKPGSLAALEKLVAKLHAEPLDRSRPLWQFWIIEGLRDGGFALFTKVHHAALDGAAGVALAHALLDLGPVPRTVSPPSHKEPKPPPGVRRKLGMLFTNTLAQYTKLAKSLPDIAQMASSGAGKLRDALKTPTALVDRWLAPRTRFNVAIDASRAVGTWSLPLPEFKSVAAMLDASLNDLLLALCSGALRRYLKAQRELPKASLIAAIPVSLREKGDTSANNQVTMLPCHLGTQHAKPEDRLAAVQVGMAELKQATSSYKSLIPTDYPSLGAPWIVSGLAQLYAKSKLAERVPLPVNLIISNVPGSPVTLFLAGARMLAYHPISAITHGLALNITVQSYEKALDFGLVACARAVPDLDALIDALAAEYDELKALAAARLAPKPVRKRKPAARPRSKA
- a CDS encoding alpha/beta hydrolase, which produces MTPDSAARPGLIKLALEARAPYEFAAGVANLFYTQHLPRGERHPVLVFPGLVASDRSTLVLRSLLWRLGYDPYGWEQGFNFGPRHGVVAGCRARVEELFVEHEKKLTLIGWSLGGIYAREIAKLVPECVRQVITLGSPFKGDPRANNAYSIFRMVSGHRVDANMVARIGEKPPVPSTSIYSKSDGVVPWQASHQESQEEAENIVVKASHLGLGFNPAALYAIADRLAQREGEWRPFERRGLKRLIFPDAFAL
- a CDS encoding nuclear transport factor 2 family protein, translated to MRTLALVALLGVASLAQAERRISIDVDLRIDARAIAAVDVADAFADALASGDLDAAKSMLAEDVIVLESGGVEASRDEYFAHHAAADAKYLADATQTITRRVAKAEDGAVWIATESTLAKPNQSPSKNTETLVLAKRKGGWKIVHIHWSSRD
- a CDS encoding M20 family metallopeptidase, with amino-acid sequence MTDAEKIYDFCDEMWERQIIPQLTEYIKIPAKSPAFDAAWEDHGYMRAAMDLIETWVRAQPVTGMKVERIQLPGRTPLLFIEIPGKGDDVVLMYGHMDKQPEMVGWNVDLGAWKPLRAGDKLYGRGGADDGYATFASLTAVMALNERGIDHSRIVIVIEGCEESGSYDLPFYINHLADRIGRPSLVVCLDSGAGNYDQLWLTTSLRGLAGGTLNVRVLEEGVHSGDASGIVPSSFRILRNLLDRIEDSKTGRITADVLNVDIPSDRISAAKEAAGVLGTQVYDKFPWPQGVMPMNSDLAELVLNRTWRPTLSVTGVEGMPKLEDAGNVLRPYTAVKLSVRIPPTLDPIVASNKLKEILEKDPPYGAKIEFDIEKSSQGWAAPSLVPWLADTVDTASKTWFGTKSAQMGEGGTIPFMGMLQDRFPEAQFVVTGLLGPKSNAHGPNEFLHIPTGKKLTAAMSKVIADHYVNRGSPTVA
- a CDS encoding FG-GAP repeat protein — protein: MFPFHRSALFVVFATASSLAFGQAILVDGFEEPRLWATSYENKHNAGIDNPRLPYLSDVASTALEPQETYFWARAVAFADFFQDGTVGAIAFSAFWRNTFPQFNPNHMPDSPSKLYFLHRLADGRWEERTMSLLADGQSRFTCIQPNYLQVADFNHDRRPDVFLTCTGVDFVTDSQTDGLSDQFVVLSQSNGRYLINRLDMPMIYSHGATVADIDGDGHQDILTVAPAAGSQGFGRPLVLWGRGDGTFQLDATRFPAEMQNKPIYGITAIPIDGQIKVVVSGNAPGAVSPPDPVWQYGTKVFRYVDGLFQLELDLTPTLPDVTGTNVTFGLALDVVYDAGYYYLWHVDHLYQNQALVKTHATNGQTSVLWQRPVDLNNWESGSMKLMSSGALLSQMAGCGTGTEVPGSYNYYACSWSFPIR